One region of Miscanthus floridulus cultivar M001 chromosome 19, ASM1932011v1, whole genome shotgun sequence genomic DNA includes:
- the LOC136529240 gene encoding E3 ubiquitin-protein ligase Os06g0535400-like — protein sequence MDLPWLDLPFTFLTLLLATRLAYDYYGDVAAAFAGGFSIQVFLFYCFARWYRYAIAGHAGDDAGGRDDPSPSVRPQQQQQGDADAAPVLTPLLGSPDGVRPSTLANRCFAVVFMVFVPLVVVVFERSQADVVAYALCLAIIIVMVVWLSPDTGSTVSAAKSFLRLSDDEDDGSGGSAGGAEDKCCVCLAGMREDQALRALPRCRHRFHDKCIGKWLKAHPTCPVCRATGVPPPLHSGGSDPLDDDISPV from the coding sequence ATGGACCTCCCGTGGCTGGATCTGCCCTTCACCTTCCTGACGCTGCTCCTCGCCACCCGCCTCGCCTACGACTACTACGGCGACGTCGCCGCCGCCTTCGCCGGCGGCTTCTCGATCCAGGTCTTCCTCTTCTACTGCTTCGCGCGCTGGTACCGCTACGCAATCGCCGGCCACGCCGGCGACGATGCTGGGGGCCGAGACGACCCGTCGCCGTCGGTgcggccgcagcagcagcagcagggggaCGCGGACGCCGCGCCCGTGCTGACACCGCTGCTAGGGTCGCCAGACGGCGTGCGGCCGTCGACGCTGGCCAACCGGTGCTTCGCCGTGGTGTTCATGGTCTTCGTGCCGCTGGTCGTCGTCGTCTTCGAGCGGAGCCAGGCCGACGTCGTGGCCTACGCGCTCTGCCtcgccatcatcatcgtcatggtCGTCTGGCTCTCGCCGGACACCGGGTCAACGGTCTCGGCCGCCAAGTCGTTCCTGCGGCTcagcgacgacgaggacgacggcaGCGGGGGCAGCGCCGGCGGCGCAGAGGACAAGTGCTGCGTCTGCCTCGCCGGCATGCGGGAGGACCAGGCGCTACGGGCGCTGCCGCGGTGCCGCCACCGCTTCCACGACAAGTGCATCGGCAAGTGGCTCAAGGCGCACCCGACCTGCCCTGTGTGCCGGGCCACCGGCGTGCCGCCGCCGCTCCACAGCGGCGGCAGTGATCCGCTAGATGACGATATTAGCCCTGTCTAG